A genomic window from Hyla sarda isolate aHylSar1 chromosome 8, aHylSar1.hap1, whole genome shotgun sequence includes:
- the LOC130285360 gene encoding prostasin-like — protein MPICLPSVSFPCGMECWVTGWGDIGYNESQTAPRTLQKVTAQLMGRKECDQMYHEILAVVSNSRIIQDNMICAGYEEGLRDTCQGDSGGPLVCNVRGVWYQVGIVSWGYKCALPRRPTVYTLVSSYQSWMKISIPDIKFTKVTKIPEPSVRCSGSLLMPDPMWTLLILLTWISGSTNLRASQIQPWIHLPQAIKQFFKVSLCQDCIEIL, from the exons ATGCCCATCTGCCTGCCCTCCGTCTCCTTCCCCTGTGGCATGGAATGCTGGGTCACCGGCTGGGGCGATATCGGCTATAATG AGAGTCAGACAGCACCACGGACCCTCCAGAAGGTGACAGCACAACTGATGGGCCGAAAAGAGTGTGACCAGATGTATCATGAGATattagcagtggtttccaactCCAGGATCATTCAAGATAACATGATATGTGCTGGATATGAAGAAGGACTGAGAGACACCTGCCAG GGAGACTCTGGAGGACCTCTGGTGTGTAATGTGCGTGGGGTCTGGTACCAAGTTGGCATCGTAAGCTGGGGTTATAAGTGCGCTCTACCAAGAAGACCAACCGTATACACCCTGGTGTCCTCCTACCAGTCATGGATGAAGATTTCCATCCCAGATATCAAATTCACCAAAGTGACTAAAATCCCAGAGCCAAGTGTGAGATGTTCAGGAAGCCTCCTCATGCCAGATCCAATGTGGACACTTCTGATTCTACTGACATGGATATCGGGCTCCACCAATCTAAGGGCCTCTCAGATCCAACCTTGGATTCATCTTCCTCAAGCCATTAAACAATTCTTCAAAGTCTCATTGTGTCAGGACTGTATTGAAATCCTATAA